A region from the Paenarthrobacter aurescens genome encodes:
- a CDS encoding RNA polymerase sigma factor, with amino-acid sequence MTDALTDEALHALKGNNAELFGAVYQAYAGQVLGYLTAKGVSDPEAVTQDVFLAVLPRLDDISGGVHGLRTFIFSVAHARMVDEHRKQSRSPEHHEFEPDRDTREVSSAETEAMGLLAPKEVMKLLDYLGDEQREVLTLRIVAGLTVEQVADIMGKSAGAVKQLQRRALITLREHSAVKEYVCP; translated from the coding sequence GTGACGGACGCATTGACCGATGAAGCGCTACATGCACTCAAGGGCAATAACGCGGAACTGTTCGGCGCCGTTTACCAGGCGTACGCCGGCCAGGTTCTTGGATATCTGACGGCCAAAGGCGTCTCAGACCCGGAAGCAGTGACCCAGGATGTTTTCCTTGCCGTCCTGCCCCGCCTGGATGACATCAGCGGCGGGGTTCATGGCCTCCGGACCTTCATTTTCTCGGTTGCTCATGCCCGCATGGTGGATGAGCATCGGAAGCAAAGCAGGTCTCCGGAACACCACGAGTTCGAGCCCGACCGGGACACTCGGGAAGTGAGTTCCGCAGAGACCGAAGCCATGGGACTTCTGGCACCCAAGGAAGTCATGAAACTTCTGGATTACCTTGGCGACGAGCAGCGGGAGGTCTTGACCCTCCGCATCGTGGCAGGCCTGACCGTTGAGCAGGTGGCCGACATCATGGGGAAATCCGCCGGGGCAGTGAAACAACTGCAGCGGCGGGCACTTATTACGCTCCGTGAGCATTCGGCTGTAAAGGAATACGTGTGTCCATGA
- a CDS encoding CoA-binding protein produces the protein MMQVNDPAVVERLMRTKGTWAIVGLSTNQWRSAYDVSLYVRDKMGMEIIPVNLKGENVHGEKGYTSLADIPEARHPIDVVDCFVNSQRVGAVIDQAIAIGAKAVWLQLGVFDDDAVQRARDAGLDVVVNSCPAREGWHYGL, from the coding sequence ATGATGCAAGTCAACGATCCGGCCGTCGTGGAGCGGTTGATGCGAACAAAGGGCACTTGGGCCATTGTTGGACTCAGTACCAATCAGTGGCGCTCCGCATACGACGTCTCGCTCTACGTCCGGGACAAGATGGGCATGGAGATCATCCCCGTCAACCTCAAGGGTGAGAATGTGCACGGCGAGAAGGGGTACACGTCCCTCGCGGACATTCCCGAGGCCCGGCACCCCATCGATGTTGTTGACTGCTTCGTCAATTCCCAACGCGTGGGGGCGGTGATTGACCAAGCGATCGCCATTGGCGCCAAGGCGGTGTGGCTTCAGCTGGGGGTCTTTGACGACGACGCCGTGCAGCGCGCACGCGACGCCGGACTGGACGTTGTGGTCAATTCATGCCCGGCACGCGAAGGCTGGCACTACGGCCTGTGA
- a CDS encoding polysaccharide deacetylase family protein, with the protein MFGGHSSVPFSTPSRRAVFSVLGASVVAGLTACTSAESSTPGQTSGGSSAPPEVPGPNGALAVGGEVPTSSASPTPTPAPAKRIRRTFIPDYQLPPIVGGLAPVITRIQTKHPVVFLTIDDGNIKTPESIKLMAEYDYPSSLFLTRDTVADNPAFFNAFKAQGSLIENHTVTHNINMVRQWGYQQQLNDMVGMQEYAFQHYGRRPTLFRPPGGAYSDVMRKAVADAGMKAIVTWEAKANAGKMDYQVGNSLRPGDIVLMHFRAEFAADLAAFRAAQLAAGLEVVLLEDFLGVA; encoded by the coding sequence ATGTTCGGCGGCCATTCTTCGGTGCCTTTTTCCACTCCCAGCAGGCGGGCCGTCTTCAGTGTTTTAGGCGCCTCAGTGGTGGCCGGCCTGACAGCGTGCACCTCGGCGGAAAGTTCGACGCCGGGGCAGACTTCCGGTGGCTCGTCCGCGCCGCCCGAGGTGCCGGGGCCCAACGGTGCGCTCGCCGTGGGCGGCGAGGTGCCGACGTCGTCCGCTTCTCCGACGCCCACGCCCGCCCCCGCCAAGCGAATCCGGCGTACGTTCATCCCGGACTATCAGTTGCCGCCGATCGTGGGTGGGTTGGCGCCGGTGATCACCAGGATCCAGACCAAGCATCCAGTGGTGTTCCTGACCATTGATGACGGCAACATCAAAACGCCTGAGTCGATCAAGCTTATGGCAGAGTACGACTACCCCTCGTCACTGTTCCTCACCAGGGACACTGTGGCGGACAACCCGGCGTTCTTCAACGCGTTCAAAGCCCAGGGCAGTTTGATCGAGAACCACACCGTCACGCACAACATCAACATGGTGCGGCAGTGGGGCTATCAGCAGCAGCTCAATGACATGGTGGGAATGCAGGAGTACGCATTCCAGCACTACGGCCGGCGGCCCACCCTGTTCCGTCCCCCGGGAGGGGCTTACTCGGATGTGATGCGCAAAGCCGTGGCCGACGCCGGAATGAAGGCGATAGTTACCTGGGAGGCCAAAGCGAACGCTGGGAAGATGGACTACCAGGTGGGCAATTCCCTGCGTCCCGGCGATATTGTGCTCATGCATTTCCGGGCTGAGTTTGCCGCCGACCTCGCGGCCTTCCGGGCTGCCCAGTTGGCTGCAGGGCTCGAAGTGGTGCTGCTGGAAGATTTCCTGGGCGTAGCGTAG